One part of the Bacillus sp. FJAT-45350 genome encodes these proteins:
- the rplE gene encoding 50S ribosomal protein L5, producing MNSLKQRYSKEIVPSLVEKFNYPSLMAVPKLEKIVVNMGVGDAVSNAKALDKAVEELATITGQKPLITKAKKSIAGFKLREGMPIGAKVTLRGERMYEFLEKLVSVSLPRVRDFRGISKKAFDGRGNYTLGVKEQLIFPEIDYDKVDKVRGMDVVIVTTANTDEEARELLTQMGMPFQK from the coding sequence ATGAATTCATTAAAACAAAGATACTCAAAAGAGATCGTGCCATCTCTAGTAGAGAAATTCAATTATCCATCATTAATGGCTGTTCCAAAGCTTGAGAAGATTGTTGTTAATATGGGTGTTGGTGATGCAGTATCTAACGCTAAAGCGCTAGATAAAGCTGTTGAAGAATTAGCTACAATTACTGGTCAAAAGCCTTTAATTACAAAAGCAAAGAAATCAATCGCTGGATTCAAGTTACGTGAAGGTATGCCAATCGGTGCGAAGGTAACACTTCGTGGTGAGCGCATGTATGAATTCCTAGAGAAATTAGTCTCTGTTTCATTACCTCGTGTACGTGACTTCCGTGGTATTTCTAAAAAAGCATTCGATGGTCGTGGAAACTATACTCTTGGCGTAAAAGAGCAATTAATTTTCCCAGAAATCGATTATGATAAAGTAGATAAAGTACGTGGAATGGACGTTGTAATCGTTACAACTGCCAACACTGATGAAGAAGCTCGTGAGTTATTAACTCAAATGGGTATGCCATTCCAAAAATAA
- the rplX gene encoding 50S ribosomal protein L24 codes for MHVKKGDTVKVISGKDKGKQGVILEAYPKQSRVLVEGINVVKKHAKPSQDNPQGGILNKEAAIHVSNVMPIDPKSGEPTRVGYKVENGKKVRVAKKSGEVLDK; via the coding sequence ATGCACGTTAAAAAAGGTGACACAGTTAAAGTAATCTCAGGTAAAGATAAAGGTAAACAAGGCGTTATTTTAGAAGCGTACCCGAAACAGAGCCGAGTACTTGTTGAAGGCATAAACGTTGTTAAGAAACACGCAAAACCTTCACAAGACAATCCACAAGGTGGAATCTTGAACAAAGAAGCGGCTATTCATGTTTCAAATGTAATGCCTATCGATCCTAAATCAGGTGAACCTACTCGTGTAGGATATAAAGTAGAAAACGGTAAAAAAGTACGTGTTGCGAAGAAGTCTGGCGAAGTATTAGATAAGTAG
- the rplN gene encoding 50S ribosomal protein L14: protein MIQQETRLKVADNSGARELLCIKVLGGSGRKTANIGDIIVCSVKQATPGGVVKKGDVVRAVIVRTKTGARRNDGSYIKFDENAAVIVRDDKGPRGTRIFGPVARELREKQFMKIVSLAPEVL from the coding sequence ATGATCCAACAGGAAACTCGTTTAAAAGTTGCTGATAACTCTGGAGCTCGTGAGTTATTATGTATTAAGGTGTTAGGCGGTTCTGGTCGTAAAACAGCTAACATCGGTGATATTATTGTTTGCTCGGTGAAGCAAGCAACACCAGGTGGCGTTGTCAAGAAGGGTGACGTAGTTAGAGCAGTTATTGTTCGTACAAAGACTGGCGCTCGTCGTAACGACGGTTCATATATCAAGTTTGACGAAAATGCTGCAGTTATTGTTCGTGATGATAAGGGCCCACGTGGGACACGTATCTTCGGACCTGTAGCACGTGAATTACGTGAGAAGCAATTCATGAAGATTGTTTCATTAGCACCAGAAGTGCTTTAA
- the rpsQ gene encoding 30S ribosomal protein S17, with product MERNQRKVYLGRVVSDKMDKTISVLVETYKKDRLYGKRVKYSKKFKAHDENNTAKMGDIVKIMETRPLSKDKRFRLVEVVEESVII from the coding sequence ATGGAACGCAATCAACGTAAAGTGTACCTTGGACGTGTCGTTTCAGACAAGATGGATAAAACAATTTCTGTACTTGTTGAAACTTATAAGAAAGACCGTCTATACGGCAAGCGCGTAAAGTACTCTAAAAAGTTTAAAGCGCATGATGAAAACAATACGGCAAAAATGGGCGATATTGTTAAAATCATGGAAACACGTCCTTTATCGAAAGATAAACGTTTCCGCTTAGTTGAAGTCGTAGAAGAATCAGTTATTATCTAA
- the rpmC gene encoding 50S ribosomal protein L29, which produces MKANELRNLTTAEIEQKTKSLKEELFNLRFQLATGQLDNPTRIREVRKAIARAKTVLHERELGINNG; this is translated from the coding sequence ATGAAAGCTAATGAACTTCGTAATTTAACCACTGCTGAAATCGAACAAAAAACGAAGTCACTTAAAGAAGAATTATTCAACCTTCGCTTTCAATTAGCGACTGGCCAGTTGGATAATCCAACCCGCATTCGTGAAGTTCGTAAGGCAATTGCTCGTGCAAAAACTGTTTTGCATGAAAGAGAACTTGGGATCAACAACGGCTAA
- the rplP gene encoding 50S ribosomal protein L16 codes for MLMPKRVKYRREHRGKMRGKAKGGTTVHFGEYGLQAQEASWITNRQIESARIAMTRYMKRGGKVWIKIFPSKPYTAKPLEVRMGSGKGAPEGWVAVVKPGKVMFEISGVSEEVAREALRLAAHKLPVKCKFVKREEVGGESNES; via the coding sequence ATGTTGATGCCAAAACGCGTAAAATATCGTCGTGAACACCGCGGAAAGATGCGTGGAAAAGCAAAAGGTGGCACAACTGTTCACTTTGGTGAGTATGGTTTACAAGCTCAAGAAGCATCGTGGATCACAAACCGCCAGATTGAATCAGCACGTATTGCTATGACACGTTACATGAAACGTGGTGGTAAAGTTTGGATTAAAATTTTCCCTTCTAAGCCTTATACTGCAAAACCTCTAGAAGTTCGAATGGGTTCAGGTAAAGGTGCTCCAGAAGGATGGGTAGCAGTTGTTAAACCTGGAAAGGTTATGTTTGAAATCTCAGGTGTATCTGAAGAAGTAGCTCGTGAAGCGCTACGTCTTGCAGCACATAAATTACCAGTGAAATGTAAATTTGTAAAACGCGAAGAAGTGGGTGGTGAGTCAAATGAAAGCTAA
- the rpsC gene encoding 30S ribosomal protein S3, whose protein sequence is MGQKVNPIGLRVGVIRDWESKWYAEKDYADLLHEDIKIREYIEKRLKDASVSKIEIERAANRVNVTVHTAKPGMVIGKGGSEVEALRKALNELTGKRVHINIFEIKQADLDAKLVAENIARQLENRISFRRAMKQAIQRTMRAGAKGIKTQVSGRLGGADIARGEHYSEGTVPLHTLRADIDYGTAEADTTYGKLGVKIWIYRGEVLPTKGTKKEEGGK, encoded by the coding sequence GTGGGTCAAAAGGTCAATCCGATTGGGCTTCGAGTAGGCGTTATTCGTGACTGGGAGTCAAAATGGTATGCAGAAAAAGATTATGCTGATTTACTACACGAAGATATTAAAATTCGTGAGTATATTGAAAAGCGTTTAAAAGACGCATCCGTTTCAAAAATCGAAATTGAACGTGCTGCCAATCGTGTAAATGTAACAGTTCACACTGCTAAACCAGGAATGGTTATTGGTAAAGGTGGTTCTGAAGTTGAAGCTTTACGTAAAGCTTTAAATGAACTTACTGGCAAACGTGTTCATATCAACATTTTTGAAATCAAACAAGCTGATTTAGATGCTAAACTTGTAGCAGAAAACATTGCTCGTCAATTAGAAAATCGTATTTCGTTCCGTCGTGCAATGAAACAAGCTATTCAACGTACTATGCGTGCAGGTGCTAAAGGGATTAAAACTCAAGTATCTGGTCGTCTAGGTGGCGCTGACATTGCTCGTGGTGAACACTACAGTGAAGGAACTGTTCCACTTCACACTCTTCGTGCGGATATCGACTATGGAACTGCAGAAGCAGATACAACATACGGTAAACTAGGTGTAAAAATTTGGATTTATCGTGGTGAAGTCCTTCCAACGAAAGGAACGAAAAAAGAGGAAGGAGGAAAATAA
- the rplV gene encoding 50S ribosomal protein L22, with the protein MEAKAVARQVRIAPRKVRLVVDLIRGKQVGEAIAILRHTPKSASPVVEKLLNSAIANAEHNYELEPNNLYIKEAFVDEGVTLKRFRPRAMGRASRINKRSSHITLVVTEKKEG; encoded by the coding sequence ATGGAAGCAAAAGCTGTTGCTAGACAAGTTCGTATTGCTCCTCGCAAAGTTCGCTTAGTAGTAGACTTAATTCGAGGCAAGCAAGTAGGTGAGGCGATTGCAATTTTACGTCACACACCGAAATCAGCTTCTCCAGTTGTTGAAAAGCTGTTAAATTCTGCTATAGCAAATGCAGAACATAACTATGAATTAGAACCAAATAATTTATATATTAAAGAAGCTTTCGTTGATGAAGGGGTTACTCTTAAACGTTTCCGTCCACGTGCAATGGGACGTGCAAGCCGTATCAACAAACGCTCTAGCCACATTACTTTAGTTGTAACAGAAAAGAAGGAGGGGTAA
- the rpsS gene encoding 30S ribosomal protein S19, with protein MGRSLKKGPFVDDHLMKKVEAMNETNDKKVIKTWSRRSTIFPEFIGHTIAVYDGRKHVPVYVSEDMVGHKLGEFSPTRTYKGHAADDKKTRR; from the coding sequence ATGGGTCGCAGCTTAAAGAAAGGACCTTTTGTCGATGATCACTTAATGAAGAAAGTCGAAGCAATGAACGAAACTAACGATAAAAAAGTGATTAAGACTTGGTCTCGTCGTTCTACAATATTCCCTGAGTTTATCGGGCATACAATTGCGGTTTATGATGGTCGTAAGCATGTACCAGTTTATGTCTCTGAAGATATGGTTGGTCACAAGTTAGGTGAATTCTCACCAACACGTACTTACAAAGGTCATGCTGCTGACGATAAGAAAACAAGACGTTAA
- the rplB gene encoding 50S ribosomal protein L2 gives MPIKKYKPTSAGRRGMSSLDFAEITTDKPEKSLLAPLHKKGGRNNQGKLTVRHQGGGHKRQYRVIDFKRNKDGIPGRVATIEYDPNRTANIALINYADGEKRYILAPKGLKVGTVIESGSEADIKVGNALPLQNIPVGTVIHNIELQPGRGGQLVRSAGTEAQLLGKEGQYVLVRLNSGETRYILATCRATIGQVGNLEHELVNIGKAGRSRWLGKRPTVRGSVMNPNDHPHGGGEGRSPIGRKSPMSPWGKPTLGYKTRKKNKASDKYIVRRRKK, from the coding sequence ATGCCGATCAAAAAGTATAAACCGACCAGTGCCGGTCGTCGTGGAATGAGTTCATTAGATTTTGCTGAAATCACTACAGACAAACCGGAAAAGTCACTTTTAGCACCTTTACACAAAAAAGGTGGCCGTAATAATCAAGGTAAATTAACTGTTCGTCATCAAGGTGGTGGACACAAACGTCAGTATCGTGTTATCGATTTTAAACGTAACAAAGATGGTATTCCAGGACGCGTTGCTACAATCGAGTATGATCCAAACAGAACAGCAAACATTGCGTTAATCAATTATGCTGATGGGGAAAAGCGTTACATCTTAGCTCCTAAAGGATTAAAAGTTGGAACTGTTATCGAATCTGGTTCAGAAGCAGATATTAAAGTAGGTAACGCATTACCACTTCAAAATATCCCAGTTGGTACAGTTATTCATAACATCGAACTTCAACCAGGACGTGGTGGACAATTAGTTCGTTCTGCTGGAACTGAAGCGCAACTTCTAGGTAAAGAAGGACAATACGTTCTTGTTCGATTAAACTCTGGTGAAACACGTTACATCCTTGCTACATGCCGTGCAACAATCGGTCAAGTAGGAAACTTAGAACACGAGTTAGTTAACATTGGTAAAGCAGGTCGTTCTCGTTGGTTAGGTAAACGTCCAACTGTTCGTGGATCTGTAATGAACCCTAATGACCACCCACACGGTGGTGGTGAAGGTCGCTCTCCAATCGGACGTAAATCACCAATGTCTCCTTGGGGTAAACCAACTCTTGGGTACAAAACTCGTAAGAAAAACAAAGCATCTGACAAGTACATCGTACGTCGTCGTAAAAAATAA
- the rplW gene encoding 50S ribosomal protein L23: protein MTNARDIIKRPVITERSTDLMADKKYTFEVDVRANKTQIKDAVEEIFGVKVENVNTMNYKGKFKRFGRHTGYTARRKKAIVKLTPESKELEFFEGV from the coding sequence ATGACAAACGCTCGCGATATCATTAAGCGCCCCGTGATTACGGAACGTTCAACTGATTTAATGGCAGACAAGAAATATACATTTGAAGTAGATGTTCGTGCGAACAAAACTCAAATTAAAGATGCGGTTGAAGAAATCTTTGGAGTGAAAGTGGAGAACGTTAACACTATGAACTACAAAGGGAAATTTAAACGTTTTGGACGTCACACGGGTTACACAGCTCGTCGTAAGAAAGCCATTGTAAAATTAACACCAGAGAGCAAAGAATTAGAATTCTTTGAAGGTGTATAA
- the rplD gene encoding 50S ribosomal protein L4, whose translation MPKVALYNQTGSQVGDIELSDAVFGIEPNEHVLHDAVVMQQASLRQGTHKVKGRSEVRGGGRKPWRQKGTGRARQGSIRSPQWVGGGVVFGPTPRSYSFKLPKKVRRLAIKSALSSKVQASEIIVLDSLSFDAPKTKEMTSVLTAIQAEGKALIVTADYNENVALSLRNIPGVTFVAADGVNVLDVLKHDKLIITKDAVEKVEEVLA comes from the coding sequence ATGCCTAAAGTAGCACTATACAACCAAACAGGTTCTCAAGTTGGTGATATCGAATTATCAGATGCGGTATTTGGTATTGAACCAAATGAGCATGTACTACATGATGCTGTTGTGATGCAACAAGCTTCACTAAGACAAGGTACCCACAAAGTAAAAGGTCGTTCAGAAGTGCGCGGTGGCGGTCGTAAGCCATGGCGTCAAAAAGGAACAGGACGTGCGCGTCAAGGTTCCATTCGTTCACCTCAATGGGTAGGTGGTGGAGTTGTATTTGGACCAACACCACGTAGCTATAGCTTCAAGTTACCTAAAAAGGTACGTCGCTTAGCAATTAAATCTGCATTATCTAGTAAAGTACAAGCAAGTGAAATCATTGTTTTAGATAGCCTATCATTTGATGCTCCTAAAACAAAAGAGATGACTTCTGTACTAACTGCTATCCAAGCAGAAGGTAAAGCACTTATTGTAACTGCTGATTATAATGAAAATGTAGCTTTATCATTACGTAACATTCCTGGAGTTACTTTCGTAGCTGCTGACGGGGTTAACGTATTAGATGTATTAAAGCATGATAAGCTTATTATCACTAAAGACGCAGTTGAAAAGGTAGAGGAGGTGCTTGCATAA
- the rplC gene encoding 50S ribosomal protein L3: MTKGILGRKIGMTQVFAENGDVVPVTVIEATPNVVLQKKTVDSDGYEAIQIGFADQKESKSNKPAKGHAEKANTTPKRFMKEVRGVDLVAYEVGQEVKVDTFAEGDIVDVTGTSKGKGFQGAIKRHNQSRGPMSHGSRYHRRPGSMGPVAPNRVFKGKLLPGRMGGEQITIQNLEIVKVDTERNLLLVKGNIPGARKSYVAVQSAVKVK, translated from the coding sequence ATGACCAAAGGAATCTTAGGTAGAAAAATTGGTATGACTCAAGTTTTCGCAGAAAACGGAGATGTAGTACCAGTAACTGTAATTGAAGCTACTCCAAACGTAGTACTTCAAAAGAAAACAGTTGACTCTGATGGGTATGAAGCAATCCAAATCGGTTTTGCTGACCAAAAAGAATCAAAAAGCAACAAACCTGCTAAAGGTCATGCTGAAAAAGCAAACACTACACCTAAGCGCTTCATGAAAGAGGTTCGTGGAGTTGATTTAGTGGCTTACGAAGTTGGTCAAGAAGTCAAGGTTGATACATTTGCAGAAGGTGACATCGTTGATGTAACTGGAACATCTAAAGGTAAAGGTTTCCAAGGTGCTATCAAGCGTCACAACCAATCACGCGGACCAATGTCTCATGGTTCACGTTACCACCGTCGCCCAGGTTCAATGGGTCCTGTAGCTCCAAACCGTGTATTCAAAGGTAAATTACTACCTGGCCGTATGGGTGGAGAGCAAATTACAATTCAAAACTTAGAAATCGTTAAAGTTGATACAGAACGTAACCTTCTACTAGTTAAAGGAAATATTCCTGGTGCTAGAAAGAGCTATGTAGCTGTTCAAAGTGCGGTTAAAGTAAAATAA
- the rpsJ gene encoding 30S ribosomal protein S10 yields the protein MAKQKIRIRLKAYDHRILDQSAEKIVNTAKRSGANVSGPIPLPTEKSVYTILRAVHKYKDSREQFEMRTHKRLIDIVNPTPQTVDALMRLDLPSGVDIEIKL from the coding sequence ATGGCAAAGCAAAAGATTCGCATTCGTTTAAAAGCATATGATCACAGAATTCTAGATCAATCAGCTGAAAAGATTGTTAACACGGCTAAACGTTCAGGAGCAAACGTATCTGGACCAATCCCACTTCCAACGGAGAAGTCAGTATATACAATCCTACGTGCTGTGCATAAGTATAAAGATTCTCGTGAGCAATTTGAAATGCGTACACACAAACGCTTAATCGATATTGTGAACCCAACACCACAAACAGTAGATGCGTTAATGCGTCTTGATTTACCATCTGGTGTGGACATTGAAATCAAACTATAA
- the tuf gene encoding elongation factor Tu encodes MGKEKFDRSKTHANIGTIGHVDHGKTTLTAAITTVLAKKSGKGTAMAYDAIDGAPEERERGITISTAHVEYETDNRHYAHVDCPGHADYVKNMITGAAQMDGGILVVSAADGPMPQTREHILLSRQVGVPYLVVFLNKCDMVDDEELLELVEMEVRDLLSEYDFPGDDVPVIQGSALKALEGDAGYEEKIIELMAAVDDYIPTPERDKEKPFMMPVEDVFSITGRGTVATGRVERGQLNVGDVIDIIGLTEEPKQTTCTGVEMFRKLLDYAEAGDNIGALLRGVSRDEVQRGQVLAKPGTITPHTLFKAEVYVLSKEEGGRHTPFFSNYRPQFYFRTTDVTGIIQLPEGVEMVMPGDNIEMTVELIAPIAIEEGTKFSIREGGRTVGAGVVATIQK; translated from the coding sequence ATGGGAAAAGAAAAATTTGATCGTTCCAAGACCCATGCTAACATCGGTACAATTGGACACGTTGACCATGGTAAAACAACTTTAACTGCTGCTATCACAACAGTATTAGCTAAGAAATCTGGTAAAGGTACAGCTATGGCATATGATGCTATCGATGGTGCTCCAGAAGAGCGCGAACGTGGTATCACAATCTCAACTGCACACGTTGAGTACGAAACTGACAACCGTCACTATGCACACGTTGACTGCCCAGGACATGCTGACTATGTTAAAAACATGATCACTGGTGCTGCACAAATGGATGGTGGTATCTTAGTAGTATCTGCTGCTGATGGTCCAATGCCACAAACTCGTGAGCACATCCTTCTTTCTCGTCAAGTAGGTGTACCTTACCTAGTTGTATTCTTAAACAAATGTGACATGGTAGATGACGAAGAACTATTAGAATTAGTAGAGATGGAAGTACGTGACCTTCTTTCTGAATACGATTTCCCTGGTGACGATGTACCAGTTATCCAAGGTTCTGCTCTTAAAGCTTTAGAAGGAGATGCAGGCTACGAAGAGAAAATCATCGAGCTTATGGCTGCTGTAGATGATTACATCCCAACTCCAGAGCGTGATAAAGAAAAACCATTCATGATGCCAGTTGAGGATGTATTCTCAATCACTGGACGTGGAACAGTTGCTACTGGACGTGTTGAGCGTGGTCAATTAAACGTTGGTGACGTTATCGACATCATCGGTTTAACTGAAGAGCCAAAACAAACTACTTGTACTGGAGTAGAAATGTTCCGTAAGCTTCTTGATTATGCTGAAGCTGGAGATAACATTGGTGCACTTCTTCGTGGGGTTTCTCGTGATGAAGTACAACGTGGTCAAGTACTTGCTAAGCCAGGTACAATCACTCCACACACACTGTTCAAAGCTGAAGTTTATGTATTATCTAAAGAAGAAGGTGGACGTCACACTCCATTCTTCTCAAACTACCGTCCTCAGTTTTACTTCCGTACAACTGACGTAACAGGTATCATTCAACTTCCGGAAGGCGTTGAAATGGTAATGCCTGGTGACAACATCGAAATGACTGTTGAACTTATCGCTCCAATCGCTATCGAAGAAGGAACTAAGTTCTCTATTCGTGAAGGTGGACGTACAGTAGGCGCTGGTGTTGTAGCTACAATCCAAAAGTAA
- the fusA gene encoding elongation factor G: MAREFSLKDTRNIGIMAHIDAGKTTTTERVLFYTGRIHKIGETHEGASQMDWMAQEQERGITITSAATTAAWKGHRINIIDTPGHVDFTVEVERSLRVLDGAVAVLDAQSGVEPQTETVWRQATTYGVPRVVFVNKMDKTGADFLYSVKTMHERLQANAHPIQLPIGAEDEFEGIIDLIDMVAYFYEDDLGTRTDAKEIPDEYKELAQEYHEKLVEAAAELDEELTMKYLEGEELTKEELKGAIRKGTCNVEFYPVICGSAFKNKGVQLMLDAVLDYLPSPLDVPSIKGTLPDSEEEVTRESSDEAPFSALAFKVMTDPYVGKLTFFRVYSGVLSSGSYVKNSSKGKRERVGRILQMHANSREEIGEVYAGDIAAAVGLKDTTTGDTLCDEKNEVILESMEFPEPVISLSVEPKSKADQDKMGMALAKLAEEDPTFRTETNEETGQTIISGMGELHLDIIVDRMKREFKVEANVGAPQVSYRETIRSAAKVEGKFVRQSGGRGQYGHVWVEFSPNEEGAGYEFENGVVGGVVPREYIGSVEAGIKEALQNGMIAGYPVIDIKARLFDGSYHDVDSNEMAFKIAGSMALKNAKSKCSPVLLEPIMKVEVVVPEEYMGDVMGDVTARRGRVEGMEARGNAQVVRAMVPLAEMFGYATSLRSRTQGRGTYTMTFDHYEDTPKSITEEIIKKQTGE; this comes from the coding sequence ATGGCAAGAGAATTCTCCTTAAAAGATACGCGTAATATCGGCATCATGGCTCACATTGATGCCGGTAAAACAACAACTACAGAACGTGTATTATTCTACACTGGTCGTATTCATAAAATCGGTGAAACACATGAAGGTGCTTCTCAAATGGACTGGATGGCGCAAGAGCAAGAACGTGGTATTACTATCACATCTGCTGCGACAACAGCTGCTTGGAAAGGTCACCGTATCAATATTATCGATACACCGGGTCACGTAGATTTTACAGTTGAAGTAGAACGTTCTTTACGTGTATTAGACGGAGCAGTTGCGGTATTAGATGCTCAATCAGGAGTAGAACCGCAAACTGAGACAGTATGGCGTCAAGCTACAACTTACGGTGTTCCTCGTGTTGTATTCGTAAATAAAATGGACAAGACAGGTGCAGATTTCTTGTACTCTGTTAAGACAATGCATGAACGTTTACAAGCGAATGCTCATCCAATCCAGTTACCAATTGGTGCTGAAGATGAATTCGAAGGTATCATTGACCTTATCGACATGGTTGCATATTTCTATGAGGATGATCTTGGTACTCGTACAGATGCTAAAGAGATTCCAGATGAGTACAAAGAGCTTGCTCAAGAGTACCATGAAAAATTAGTAGAAGCTGCAGCTGAGTTAGATGAAGAGTTAACGATGAAATACTTAGAAGGTGAAGAACTTACGAAAGAAGAACTAAAAGGAGCAATCCGTAAAGGTACTTGTAACGTTGAGTTCTACCCTGTTATCTGTGGTTCTGCATTTAAGAACAAAGGTGTTCAATTAATGCTAGACGCAGTACTAGACTACTTACCATCACCACTAGATGTACCTTCAATTAAAGGTACTTTACCTGATTCTGAAGAAGAGGTAACACGTGAATCAAGTGATGAAGCACCATTCTCTGCATTAGCGTTTAAGGTAATGACAGATCCATACGTAGGAAAATTAACTTTCTTCCGTGTATATTCTGGTGTCTTAAGCTCTGGTTCATACGTAAAGAACTCTTCAAAAGGTAAGCGTGAGCGTGTAGGACGTATCTTACAAATGCACGCTAACTCTCGTGAAGAGATTGGTGAAGTATATGCTGGAGATATTGCGGCGGCAGTTGGTCTTAAAGATACAACTACTGGAGATACTCTTTGTGATGAAAAGAACGAAGTTATCTTAGAATCTATGGAATTCCCGGAACCAGTAATTTCTTTATCTGTTGAGCCTAAGTCAAAAGCAGACCAAGATAAAATGGGTATGGCTTTAGCTAAACTTGCAGAAGAAGATCCAACATTCCGTACTGAAACAAACGAAGAAACTGGTCAAACAATTATCTCAGGTATGGGTGAACTTCACCTAGACATTATTGTTGACCGTATGAAACGTGAGTTTAAAGTAGAGGCTAACGTAGGTGCTCCTCAGGTATCATATCGTGAGACAATTCGTTCAGCTGCAAAAGTTGAAGGTAAATTCGTACGTCAATCTGGTGGACGTGGACAATATGGACACGTTTGGGTTGAGTTCTCTCCTAATGAAGAAGGAGCAGGATATGAATTTGAGAATGGCGTTGTTGGTGGGGTTGTTCCTCGTGAATACATCGGTTCAGTAGAAGCTGGTATTAAAGAAGCTCTTCAGAATGGAATGATTGCTGGATATCCAGTTATTGATATCAAAGCAAGACTTTTCGATGGTTCATACCATGATGTTGACTCAAATGAAATGGCATTTAAAATCGCTGGTTCAATGGCGTTAAAAAATGCTAAATCAAAATGTAGCCCAGTTCTTCTAGAGCCAATTATGAAGGTTGAAGTTGTTGTACCAGAAGAGTACATGGGAGATGTAATGGGAGACGTTACAGCTCGTCGTGGCCGCGTAGAAGGTATGGAAGCTCGTGGAAACGCACAAGTAGTTCGTGCTATGGTTCCTCTTGCTGAAATGTTCGGATATGCAACATCTCTTCGTTCTCGTACACAAGGACGTGGAACATACACAATGACATTCGATCATTATGAAGATACACCAAAGAGTATTACTGAAGAAATCATTAAGAAACAAACTGGCGAATAA
- the rpsG gene encoding 30S ribosomal protein S7 codes for MPRKGPVTRRDVLPDPIYKSKLVTRLINRIMVDGKRGVAQTILYNAFELVKERSGNDPMEVFDQALKNIMPVLEVKARRVGGANYQVPIEVKPERRTTLGLRWLVSYARNRGEKTMEERLAYEILDAANNTGAAVKKREDTHKMAEANKAFAHYRW; via the coding sequence ATGCCTCGTAAAGGACCTGTAACTCGTCGTGATGTATTACCAGATCCAATTTATAAGTCAAAGCTAGTAACACGTTTAATCAACCGTATCATGGTAGATGGTAAGCGTGGGGTAGCTCAAACGATATTATATAATGCGTTTGAATTAGTAAAAGAGCGCAGTGGAAACGACCCTATGGAAGTATTTGATCAAGCTCTTAAGAACATCATGCCTGTACTTGAGGTTAAAGCTCGCCGTGTTGGTGGTGCTAACTATCAAGTGCCGATTGAAGTTAAACCAGAGCGTCGTACTACACTAGGACTTCGTTGGTTAGTAAGCTATGCTCGTAATCGTGGAGAAAAAACGATGGAAGAGCGTTTAGCTTATGAAATTTTAGACGCTGCTAACAATACTGGTGCAGCTGTTAAGAAGCGTGAAGATACGCATAAAATGGCAGAAGCAAACAAAGCGTTTGCTCACTATCGTTGGTAG
- the rpsL gene encoding 30S ribosomal protein S12: MPTINQLIRKGRKAKTQKSDSPALNKGYNSFIKSQTNQSSPQKRGVCTRVGTMTPKKPNSALRKYARVRLTNGIEVTAYIPGIGHNLQEHSVVLIRGGRVKDLPGVRYHIVRGALDTAGVQNRMQGRSKYGTKRPKEAKK; encoded by the coding sequence ATGCCTACTATTAATCAACTTATCCGTAAAGGACGTAAGGCGAAAACTCAGAAGTCTGATTCACCAGCTTTAAATAAAGGCTATAACAGCTTTATCAAGTCACAAACTAACCAGTCTTCACCACAAAAACGTGGGGTATGTACTCGTGTTGGTACAATGACACCGAAGAAGCCGAACTCAGCACTTCGTAAATATGCTCGTGTACGTTTAACTAACGGAATCGAGGTAACTGCATATATTCCAGGGATTGGTCACAATCTTCAGGAGCATAGTGTAGTACTTATCAGAGGTGGACGTGTAAAAGACTTACCAGGGGTACGTTACCACATCGTTCGTGGTGCTCTTGATACTGCAGGTGTTCAAAACCGTATGCAAGGTCGTTCTAAATATGGAACAAAACGTCCGAAAGAAGCAAAGAAATAA